One genomic region from Anopheles bellator chromosome 2, idAnoBellAS_SP24_06.2, whole genome shotgun sequence encodes:
- the LOC131210653 gene encoding beta-1,4-mannosyltransferase egh-like: MANSVWKHLLHCALLLVTITVVLKLLTGGTELSIDPWDEYGTITTIALYLLRLPTLLALPQVLFNFFGLTLYNAFPGKVVLNGCPLLAPFICLRVVTRGEYPDLVQSNVRCNLHTCTEAGLSNFLLEVVTDRPIGIPKNHRTREIVVPKEYRTTSGAMFKARALQYCLEKHVDGLSDRNAWVVHLDEETLLTPHSVRGILNFVLTGQHPFGQGLITYANGHVVNWLTTLADSFRVSDDMGKLRLQFKLFHRPLFGWKGSYVVAQLQAEKDVSFDNGIDGSLAEDCFFAMRAYARGYTFDFIEGEMHEKSPFTLVDFLQQRKRWLQGILLVVRSPQIPLANKLLLGISLYSWITMPLAVVNGVFVAHHYPIPCPILLEYVSSFVVACNAYMYLFGVIKSFPLLRFGVLKSVACLLGVLCTIPVNVLIEIGAVISGLLGSKNKFYVVQKEVPMLVTV; this comes from the coding sequence atggccaattccGTGTGGAAACACCTACTGCACTGTGCACTACTTCTGGTAACGATTACTGTCGTGCTTAAGCTGTTAACCGGTGGCACCGAGCTGTCGATTGATCCGTGGGACGAATACGGAACCATCACAACCATTGCCCTCTATCTGCTCCGGTTGCCCACATTGCTGGCGCTGCCTCAGGTGCTGTTCAACTTCTTCGGACTAACGCTCTACAATGCGTTCCCGGGAAAGGTGGTCCTGAATGGCTGTCCACTCCTGGCACCTTTCATCTGTCTGCGAGTGGTCACACGCGGTGAGTACCCCGATCTGGTGCAATCGAACGTACGGTGCAACCTGCACACCTGCACCGAGGCAGGGCTGTCGAACTTTCTCCTCGAAGTGGTAACGGATCGCCCAATCGGGATACCAAAAAACCATCGCACCAGGGAGATCGTCGTGCCGAAGGAGTACCGGACGACGAGTGGCGCCATGTTTAAGGCTCGTGCCCTTCAGTATTGCCTTGAGAAGCACGTCGACGGGTTGAGCGACCGCAACGCCTGGGTGGTGCACCTGGACGAGGAGACACTGCTGACCCCACACAGTGTCCGAGGCATTCTAAACTTTGTGCTCACCGGTCAACACCCGTTCGGGCAAGGGTTGATCACGTACGCGAACGGCCACGTCGTCAACTGGCTGACTACGCTCGCCGATAGCTTCCGGGTGTCGGACGACATGGGTAAGCTGCGGCTCCAGTTCAAGCTGTTCCACAGGCCCCTCTTCGGCTGGAAGGGTAGCTACGTGGTGGCTCAGCTGCAGGCCGAAAAGGACGTATCGTTCGACAACGGGATCGACGGTTCGCTCGCGGAAGATTGCTTCTTCGCGATGCGTGCCTACGCCCGCGGGTACACCTTCGACTTCATCGAGGGCGAAATGCACGAGAAGTCCCCGTTCACGCTCGTCGACTTTCTGCAACAGCGCAAACGTTGGCTACAGGGCATCCTGCTGGTAGTGCGATCGCCGCAGATCCCGCTGGCCAACAAGCTGCTGCTCGGTATCAGCCTCTACTCGTGGATCACAATGCCGCTGGCCGTAGTGAACGGCGTGTTCGTCGCCCACCATTATCCGATCCCGTGCCCGATCCTGCTCGAATACGTGAGTTCCTTCGTGGTTGCCTGCAACGCTTACATGTACCTGTTCGGAGTGATCAAATCATTCCCGTTGCTTCGCTTCGGAGTGCTCAAGTCGGTGGCCTGTCTGCTCGGTGTACTCTGCACCATTCCGGTCAACGTATTGATCGAAATCGGGGCAGTAATTTCGGGTCTACTtgggagcaaaaacaaattctaCGTCGTACAGAAGGAAGTCCCTATGCTCGTCACGGTTTAA